One Dehalococcoidales bacterium genomic region harbors:
- a CDS encoding 3-methyl-2-oxobutanoate dehydrogenase subunit VorB, whose translation MAKILMNGNSAIGEAAIRAGCQCYFGYPITPQNELTEYMAVNLSRRKGCAFIQAESEIAAINMVFGASVAGVRAMTSSSSPGISLKQEGISYLAACELPAVIVNMSRGGPGLGSISASQSDYFQATRGGGHGDYRTIVLAPSSVQELADLTHRAFDLAEKYRIPVVVLGDGMLGQMMEPIEFKYEAPEELSVRSDAMRGAKGRPSKIIKTFTSNPADLERINWSLYRRYGLIKKEETSFDTFLVDDAELIVVSFGIAARIARGAIKTVRDMGLKVGMLRPITLWPFPTDEIKELANRVKQFLVFEMNMGQMLEDVQLSVAGEAEVSFYGRPGGVIPTPSEVARVLTRLYYQKGLK comes from the coding sequence GTGGCTAAGATACTCATGAATGGCAACAGCGCTATCGGAGAGGCGGCGATTCGGGCGGGTTGCCAGTGCTATTTCGGCTACCCGATTACGCCGCAGAATGAGCTGACCGAGTACATGGCAGTAAACCTGAGCAGAAGAAAAGGATGCGCTTTTATCCAGGCGGAGAGCGAGATTGCAGCGATAAACATGGTGTTCGGAGCGAGTGTCGCTGGTGTCCGGGCGATGACCTCCTCTTCCAGCCCCGGAATCAGTCTGAAGCAGGAAGGTATCTCCTACCTGGCAGCCTGCGAACTTCCTGCGGTAATCGTCAATATGTCAAGGGGAGGGCCCGGTCTGGGGAGTATCTCTGCTTCCCAGTCGGACTACTTCCAGGCTACGCGCGGCGGCGGTCACGGCGACTACCGCACCATAGTCCTGGCGCCGTCTTCGGTGCAGGAGTTGGCGGACCTTACTCACCGTGCTTTCGACCTTGCCGAAAAATACCGGATTCCGGTGGTTGTCCTCGGCGATGGTATGCTGGGACAGATGATGGAACCGATAGAGTTCAAGTACGAAGCCCCCGAAGAGCTGTCTGTGAGGAGCGATGCCATGCGGGGGGCAAAGGGGAGACCGAGCAAGATAATCAAGACCTTCACCTCGAATCCGGCGGACCTGGAGCGTATCAACTGGAGTCTTTACAGGAGATACGGCCTGATAAAGAAGGAAGAGACCAGTTTTGACACCTTTCTCGTAGACGACGCTGAACTGATTGTGGTTTCCTTCGGGATAGCGGCCCGGATTGCCAGAGGGGCAATCAAGACCGTGCGGGACATGGGCCTGAAGGTGGGTATGCTCAGGCCGATAACGCTATGGCCGTTCCCCACTGACGAGATAAAGGAACTGGCAAACCGGGTAAAGCAGTTCCTGGTCTTTGAAATGAACATGGGACAGATGCTGGAAGACGTCCAGTTGTCCGTTGCGGGGGAAGCGGAGGTCTCCTTCTACGGGAGGCCGGGAGGCGTTATCCCTACCCCGAGCGAGGTTGCTCGGGTGCTCACACGTCTCTATTATCAGAAGGGGCTGAAGTAG
- a CDS encoding thiamine pyrophosphate-dependent enzyme, protein MKKVYTRPRLLKKAVFHYCPGCGHSIVHRLIAEVIDEMKLGERAIGIPPPGCSVFAYNYLDVDMAESAHGRGAAVATGLKRAYPEAVVFTYQGDGDLAAIGTAETIHAANRGEKITAIFINNAVYGMTGGQMAPTTIENQTTTTTPYGRDAEIEGYPIRMSEIVAMVKGAAYVERVAVNSPANIRKTKRAIRKAFQTQLDGLGFALVEVLSPCPTNWKMTPLESWQWVDKVMTGEFPLGVIKDVAGGKDAA, encoded by the coding sequence ATGAAGAAGGTATACACCCGACCCAGATTGCTGAAGAAAGCCGTGTTCCACTACTGTCCGGGGTGCGGTCATTCTATTGTTCACCGCTTGATTGCCGAGGTAATCGACGAGATGAAACTCGGTGAGAGGGCAATCGGCATACCGCCTCCGGGGTGCAGTGTCTTTGCCTACAACTACCTCGACGTGGACATGGCGGAGTCGGCCCACGGCAGGGGTGCTGCTGTCGCCACCGGTCTAAAAAGGGCCTATCCCGAAGCGGTAGTGTTTACCTATCAGGGCGATGGAGACCTGGCCGCTATCGGCACCGCGGAAACGATACATGCCGCCAACCGGGGAGAGAAGATAACTGCCATCTTCATCAACAACGCTGTCTACGGCATGACGGGCGGTCAGATGGCGCCGACCACCATCGAAAACCAGACCACGACAACCACCCCCTACGGACGAGACGCGGAGATAGAGGGATACCCGATTCGGATGAGTGAGATTGTGGCCATGGTCAAGGGCGCGGCATATGTAGAGCGGGTTGCCGTCAATTCACCGGCTAACATCAGAAAGACGAAGAGGGCCATTCGGAAGGCGTTTCAGACACAACTCGATGGCCTGGGTTTTGCCCTGGTAGAGGTACTGTCTCCGTGTCCTACAAACTGGAAAATGACCCCACTGGAATCGTGGCAGTGGGTAGACAAAGTGATGACCGGGGAGTTTCCTCTGGGAGTCATCAAGGACGTAGCCGGGGGAAAAGATGCTGCTTAA
- a CDS encoding 2-oxoacid:acceptor oxidoreductase family protein, protein MLLKTIFAGFGGQGVLSMGLNLAQAAMLDGKAVTYWPSYGAEVRGGTANCTVAISDEDIASPIASSPDFVVVMNQPSLVRFQNQIESGGILFLNSSLIDIEISRGDIEVVSIPANAVAEELGSARSANMVMLGAFTKKSNLVSMDSIVKGLRTALKNKQKLVDINRKALAVGYEMV, encoded by the coding sequence ATGCTGCTTAAGACGATATTTGCCGGTTTCGGTGGGCAGGGTGTGCTGTCCATGGGCCTGAATCTGGCCCAGGCGGCAATGCTCGATGGCAAGGCTGTAACCTATTGGCCCTCATATGGTGCCGAGGTCCGGGGCGGTACTGCCAATTGCACCGTGGCGATATCGGACGAGGACATTGCATCGCCCATCGCTTCCTCTCCGGATTTCGTTGTCGTCATGAATCAACCTTCCCTGGTCAGGTTTCAGAACCAGATAGAATCAGGCGGTATCCTGTTCCTTAATTCCTCTCTGATAGATATTGAGATTTCGCGGGGGGATATTGAAGTGGTCAGTATCCCCGCCAACGCTGTCGCCGAAGAGCTTGGTAGCGCAAGGTCAGCCAACATGGTAATGCTGGGAGCTTTTACGAAAAAAAGCAACCTTGTTTCTATGGACAGCATTGTAAAAGGGCTGAGGACTGCCCTGAAAAACAAGCAGAAACTGGTTGACATCAATAGAAAAGCCCTGGCTGTCGGATACGAGATGGTCTAA
- a CDS encoding DUF169 domain-containing protein has translation MEAETRDRFVSLWKKYFGEAELPITFFYTDQEGHAEAAEPDSVPRCVIGALADVREGTPMRFDADSIGCPGGKRYLGYAEDIMPGFEYFLSYGIPGRLEGERYCKSPEFVREIMKNSPTFKAPGRFIVFKRWDKLEDADNPEVVIFFAEPDILAGLFTLARFDEADRNAVSAPFGSGCSTIVQHPYLERESEHPRATIGMFDPSARPFVPRNVISFSVPMSKFTAMIDNMEESFLITDTWGRIKKRMESR, from the coding sequence ATGGAAGCAGAAACTAGAGACAGGTTCGTGTCCCTCTGGAAGAAGTACTTCGGTGAGGCGGAACTCCCCATTACTTTCTTCTACACCGACCAGGAAGGGCACGCCGAGGCGGCTGAGCCAGATTCCGTGCCAAGATGCGTCATCGGGGCGCTGGCAGACGTCCGAGAAGGGACTCCCATGCGTTTCGACGCGGACTCCATTGGCTGTCCCGGTGGAAAGAGGTACCTCGGCTATGCCGAAGATATCATGCCCGGGTTCGAGTACTTCCTGTCCTACGGGATTCCCGGCAGGTTAGAAGGCGAGCGTTACTGCAAGTCCCCCGAGTTCGTCAGGGAAATCATGAAGAACTCTCCCACCTTCAAGGCACCGGGTCGCTTCATCGTATTCAAGAGATGGGACAAACTCGAAGATGCGGATAATCCCGAGGTCGTCATCTTCTTTGCCGAACCCGATATTCTCGCCGGACTCTTCACACTGGCACGTTTCGATGAAGCGGACCGGAATGCGGTATCCGCGCCATTCGGCTCCGGCTGTTCCACCATTGTGCAGCACCCTTACCTGGAAAGGGAGTCCGAGCATCCACGGGCAACCATCGGGATGTTCGATCCATCAGCACGACCCTTCGTTCCCAGGAACGTAATCAGTTTCTCGGTACCCATGAGCAAGTTCACCGCCATGATTGACAATATGGAGGAGAGCTTCCTTATCACGGACACGTGGGGCAGAATAAAAAAACGGATGGAGTCCCGGTAG
- a CDS encoding MBL fold metallo-hydrolase, with protein MKLVDNLYAYVWRGEDNNCNSYLFAGTLKDGGHVLIDPGHITTPMYRQPGWERLVQEMGRDGLDAAAVGLVILTHAHTDHSEAAGLIRKEYGALVATSETESRMYQRMGGAVDVYLEEGELLLGQNGRMKLEILLSPGHSPGHITIYWLERKALITGDVIFYQSTGRVDLPGGSAAALKQSIERLSELDVEYLLCGHPYGHPGVIEGKTAVQQNFTFVKRNILR; from the coding sequence GTGAAACTGGTGGACAACCTCTATGCCTATGTCTGGCGTGGTGAAGACAACAACTGTAACAGCTATCTCTTTGCCGGTACCCTGAAGGACGGCGGGCATGTGCTTATCGACCCCGGTCACATCACGACACCCATGTACCGGCAGCCGGGCTGGGAACGATTGGTCCAGGAGATGGGTAGAGATGGGCTGGACGCCGCGGCAGTCGGGCTGGTGATTCTTACCCATGCCCATACCGACCATAGTGAAGCGGCCGGACTGATAAGGAAAGAGTACGGTGCCCTGGTCGCCACCAGTGAAACCGAAAGCAGGATGTACCAGCGGATGGGCGGTGCAGTGGACGTGTATCTGGAGGAAGGAGAGCTACTGCTCGGGCAGAACGGCCGGATGAAGCTGGAAATCCTTCTTTCGCCCGGTCATTCTCCGGGACACATTACTATCTACTGGCTGGAGCGGAAGGCTCTTATCACCGGAGATGTCATATTCTACCAGAGCACCGGCCGTGTAGACCTGCCGGGAGGGAGCGCGGCGGCCCTCAAGCAAAGCATAGAGAGGTTGTCCGAGTTGGATGTGGAGTACTTGCTTTGCGGGCATCCCTACGGGCACCCCGGAGTGATTGAGGGCAAGACTGCCGTCCAGCAGAACTTCACCTTCGTCAAGAGGAATATCCTCCGTTAG
- a CDS encoding flavodoxin family protein translates to MKIVAIVGSPRSNGNTSCLVDEALQEAAGQGMETEKIMLGEHWVGPCLGHENCPSFSECLQKDDAPWILERFREADGIILGSPVYYYTITAQMKAFIDRNYFLYTHGIPLKARCAGTIAVAGGAGLERTDRDLRRFARMVTSLPEEKVVSVSGYASKPGDVKSNMPLLGEARALGARMVEMLTSPDTTLTP, encoded by the coding sequence ATGAAGATAGTAGCAATTGTCGGTAGCCCGAGGTCTAACGGAAACACAAGCTGCCTTGTCGACGAGGCACTGCAGGAAGCAGCCGGACAGGGCATGGAGACCGAGAAGATTATGCTTGGTGAGCACTGGGTGGGCCCGTGTCTGGGGCATGAGAACTGCCCATCGTTTTCAGAGTGCCTGCAGAAGGATGACGCCCCCTGGATTCTGGAAAGGTTCCGTGAGGCCGACGGTATCATTCTCGGCAGCCCGGTCTATTACTATACTATAACCGCCCAGATGAAGGCCTTCATTGACCGGAACTACTTCCTCTACACCCACGGAATACCCCTCAAGGCTCGGTGTGCCGGTACGATTGCCGTTGCCGGTGGTGCCGGACTTGAGCGGACCGACCGGGACCTGAGGCGTTTCGCCAGGATGGTGACCAGCTTGCCTGAAGAGAAGGTAGTCTCTGTGAGTGGCTACGCCAGCAAGCCCGGCGACGTCAAGAGCAACATGCCACTGCTGGGAGAAGCACGTGCTCTGGGCGCGCGTATGGTCGAAATGCTGACTTCGCCGGATACTACTCTCACACCGTAG
- the tyrS gene encoding tyrosine--tRNA ligase, giving the protein MKLKSIDEQVAILMHGAEFGDEQIKEMMTRELRQRLIEADKEGRPLRVYCGYDVTAPDIHLGHTITMRKLRWFQEFGHDVTFLIGTFTTLIGDPSDRDEERSMPLTELIEQNALTYAEQAFKILDREKTTIRYNNDWLSKLTFADVIRMASHFTVQQFLVRDRLRNRYDKNEPLWLRELLYPLAQGYDAVHLQTDVQIGGTEQLFNLMAGRKLQEVFGQKPQVCITYPVLVGTDGEMKMSKSIGNYIGVDEPPEEQYGKVMSLPDNVMLQYFSLVTRWLPDQIAAIQADLEQDRIHPMEAKKKLAWEIVDTFNGSDAADAAATHFEKVHQSREFPTDMPTFTLKQPTNIIDLLAATALCKSKGEARRVVQQGGVRLDGEPVESADTQIEPNEAVLQRGKRHFVRLVTG; this is encoded by the coding sequence GTGAAACTGAAGTCCATTGATGAGCAGGTCGCCATTCTGATGCACGGGGCTGAGTTTGGCGATGAACAGATTAAGGAGATGATGACCCGGGAGCTACGCCAGCGGCTCATCGAGGCCGACAAGGAGGGGCGTCCGCTGCGGGTGTACTGTGGCTATGATGTCACTGCCCCGGATATTCACCTCGGTCACACTATCACGATGCGTAAGCTGCGCTGGTTCCAGGAGTTCGGCCACGACGTCACTTTCCTGATAGGGACCTTCACAACCCTTATCGGTGACCCCAGTGACCGCGACGAGGAACGCTCCATGCCGCTCACCGAACTGATAGAGCAAAACGCCCTGACCTACGCAGAGCAGGCTTTCAAGATACTTGACCGGGAGAAGACCACGATTCGCTACAACAACGACTGGTTGAGCAAGCTGACCTTCGCGGACGTAATCAGGATGGCCTCACACTTCACCGTACAGCAGTTCCTGGTGCGCGACAGACTCCGCAACCGGTACGATAAGAACGAGCCCCTCTGGCTGCGGGAGTTGCTCTATCCTCTGGCGCAGGGCTACGATGCCGTCCACCTGCAAACCGATGTCCAGATAGGCGGCACGGAACAGCTTTTCAATCTCATGGCCGGACGCAAACTCCAGGAGGTTTTCGGTCAGAAGCCGCAGGTATGCATCACCTACCCCGTCCTGGTCGGTACCGACGGCGAGATGAAGATGTCCAAGAGCATCGGCAACTACATAGGGGTTGACGAACCACCCGAGGAGCAGTACGGCAAGGTGATGAGCCTGCCTGACAACGTAATGCTCCAGTACTTCAGCCTGGTTACGCGATGGCTGCCCGACCAGATTGCTGCTATTCAGGCCGACCTTGAGCAGGACCGTATCCATCCGATGGAGGCCAAGAAGAAACTGGCCTGGGAGATTGTGGATACTTTCAACGGCAGTGATGCCGCTGATGCCGCGGCTACCCACTTCGAGAAGGTACACCAGTCCAGGGAGTTCCCCACGGACATGCCCACCTTCACCCTGAAACAGCCGACCAATATCATCGACCTTCTGGCAGCCACCGCCCTTTGTAAGAGCAAGGGCGAGGCGCGCCGTGTGGTGCAGCAGGGTGGTGTCAGACTCGATGGTGAACCGGTAGAGAGCGCTGACACACAGATTGAACCGAACGAAGCGGTGCTCCAGAGGGGCAAGCGCCACTTCGTGCGGCTGGTCACTGGTTAG
- a CDS encoding MFS transporter yields MDEYRGSGVGWGPAGGGWRNTLRNLKTFSSLKNRVFRIYFVAMLCQTAPMHMQMFARSFLVYQLTGSAAILGALALANAVPMLLLSLFGGVIADRVQKKHVVFAGHIVSAAVSLGVALTLTTGYLSVENTGSWWVLMVASAFQGAIMGLTMPSREAIIREIVTAEQLLNAISLNTMGMNSLRLFAPGLTGILIDVFDFDSVYYVMTGLYLLAALFMAILPHTSRTTTGSVNVLAEVKEGFRYIRGQTTILFVLLFLLLGIVLSMPYSLLMPVFCVDILKVDVKGMGILLSVSGAGAVFGSLVLASLPNKKRGLMMLGSTLLLSLALTAFSFSASWNASLALIIFVGLGQSGQMTLAGTLIQYYVDPAYLGRVMSILMMQFGLISFSTFAAGLLTEVVGVQWAVGGFAMGLILLSVLVLAFVPRLRNLD; encoded by the coding sequence ATGGATGAATACCGGGGCAGTGGGGTGGGGTGGGGTCCTGCCGGAGGTGGCTGGCGGAACACCCTGCGTAATCTGAAAACTTTCTCCTCCCTGAAGAACCGGGTCTTCCGCATCTATTTCGTCGCCATGCTGTGCCAGACAGCGCCCATGCACATGCAGATGTTTGCCCGCTCGTTTCTGGTGTATCAACTGACCGGCTCGGCGGCCATCCTCGGTGCCCTGGCACTGGCCAACGCCGTGCCAATGCTCTTACTGTCACTGTTCGGCGGCGTCATTGCCGACCGGGTGCAGAAAAAACACGTCGTGTTCGCGGGCCACATCGTGTCCGCGGCAGTCTCTCTGGGAGTCGCACTTACGCTGACCACAGGTTACCTGAGCGTCGAGAACACCGGTTCCTGGTGGGTACTGATGGTGGCCTCCGCATTTCAGGGGGCCATCATGGGCCTGACAATGCCCTCCCGAGAGGCCATTATCCGTGAGATTGTCACCGCGGAGCAGTTGCTCAATGCCATCTCTCTGAATACGATGGGGATGAATAGCCTCCGGCTGTTCGCCCCTGGCCTGACGGGTATCCTTATCGACGTCTTCGACTTCGATTCAGTGTACTACGTGATGACCGGCCTGTACCTGCTGGCCGCGCTCTTCATGGCCATTCTGCCCCATACCAGCAGGACAACCACAGGTAGTGTCAACGTTCTGGCAGAGGTGAAAGAAGGGTTCCGCTATATCCGCGGGCAGACAACCATCCTCTTCGTCCTGTTATTCCTTCTCCTGGGGATCGTGCTCTCGATGCCCTACAGTCTGCTGATGCCCGTCTTCTGTGTTGACATCCTCAAGGTGGACGTGAAAGGCATGGGAATCCTGCTGAGCGTCTCCGGCGCCGGAGCTGTGTTCGGCTCACTTGTGCTTGCCTCCTTACCCAACAAGAAACGAGGTCTGATGATGCTGGGCAGCACTCTCCTTCTGAGCCTGGCTCTGACAGCCTTCTCTTTCTCCGCTTCCTGGAACGCTTCCCTTGCCTTGATTATCTTCGTGGGGCTGGGGCAGTCGGGGCAGATGACACTGGCAGGCACGTTAATCCAGTACTACGTGGACCCGGCATACCTGGGCCGGGTGATGAGCATCCTCATGATGCAGTTCGGCCTTATCAGCTTCAGCACATTCGCCGCGGGCTTACTGACCGAGGTCGTGGGAGTCCAGTGGGCGGTGGGTGGATTTGCCATGGGCCTCATCCTGCTGTCTGTCCTGGTGCTTGCCTTCGTTCCCCGACTACGAAACCTGGACTAG
- a CDS encoding CoA transferase, translating into MNQTALAGVKVMEYCQMVCGPYCAKLLADLGAEVIKVEKPVTGDQARSRGPFLHDIPHPERSGLFLYLNTNKYGVTLDPASSAGKVIFLELVKWADVMIEDTAPGTMERMGLGYDSLKEVNPSLVMTSITPFGQTGPYRDYKAHHLNIYHASGQASFSFTQKHGEDTTPVKGGGYVGDYDAGLSGAVATLAALYKRGPGGTGQHIDVSRQETLISLDRVDISASANDPNATARRRGMLGGLMPCKDGYVMVIAPQQHQWEALVELLGNPEWAHSEKCKDEWTRSDNAAELQPLIEEWMLRHDKDEIYHRGQSFGCPVAPVNSAADVYNSPQVKHREFFAEIEHPEAGKLSYPTAPYRLSETPWRANRAAPLLGEHNDSVYRGYLGRSEEELAKLKERGVI; encoded by the coding sequence ATGAATCAAACGGCTCTGGCCGGGGTGAAGGTGATGGAATACTGCCAGATGGTGTGTGGGCCATACTGTGCCAAGCTCCTGGCCGACCTCGGTGCCGAGGTGATAAAGGTCGAAAAACCGGTTACCGGAGACCAGGCGCGGAGCAGGGGTCCATTCCTTCACGATATACCCCATCCGGAACGAAGCGGTCTCTTCCTCTATCTTAATACCAATAAATACGGCGTTACCCTGGACCCTGCCAGCAGCGCCGGTAAGGTAATATTCCTCGAATTGGTGAAGTGGGCTGATGTCATGATTGAGGACACCGCTCCTGGCACGATGGAACGCATGGGTCTTGGGTATGATTCCCTGAAAGAGGTTAACCCTTCTCTGGTAATGACCTCGATAACGCCCTTCGGGCAGACGGGGCCTTACCGGGACTACAAAGCACACCATCTCAATATCTACCATGCCAGCGGGCAGGCGAGTTTCTCCTTCACACAAAAGCATGGAGAGGATACCACTCCGGTAAAGGGTGGGGGATATGTCGGCGACTACGATGCTGGTCTCAGTGGGGCGGTAGCCACTCTGGCGGCGCTATATAAACGTGGTCCTGGTGGTACCGGCCAGCATATAGACGTCTCCAGGCAGGAAACCCTGATTTCTCTGGATAGGGTTGACATAAGTGCATCCGCCAACGACCCCAACGCCACGGCCAGGCGGAGGGGAATGCTTGGTGGACTGATGCCCTGTAAAGATGGCTACGTGATGGTCATAGCCCCTCAGCAGCACCAGTGGGAAGCGCTGGTCGAACTTCTCGGTAATCCGGAATGGGCCCACAGTGAGAAATGTAAGGACGAATGGACCCGCTCTGACAATGCAGCCGAGCTTCAGCCCCTTATTGAAGAATGGATGCTCCGGCACGACAAGGACGAGATATACCATCGCGGGCAGTCCTTTGGCTGTCCGGTGGCACCGGTAAACTCGGCGGCGGACGTATATAATTCTCCGCAGGTGAAGCACCGGGAGTTTTTCGCCGAGATTGAACATCCCGAGGCAGGCAAGCTCAGCTATCCCACGGCTCCTTACAGGCTCTCGGAAACGCCGTGGCGGGCCAATCGCGCTGCCCCCCTTCTCGGTGAGCACAACGATAGTGTCTACAGGGGGTACCTGGGTCGCAGTGAAGAAGAGCTGGCGAAGTTGAAAGAACGTGGTGTCATCTAG
- a CDS encoding CoA transferase, with the protein MEEYPLDGVRIVDFTWAWAGPYATLLLAMLGAEVIKVESHRRLDHTRLRSLMTGPMMGGPNQSTVFNDINLNKLSLTLNLTQARAIEIAKRLVKVSDVVIQNMRPGVMERLGLGYEVLRKVRPDIIMLSSSAVGTTGPERTYVGYAPTFAAHSGLAYVSGHTDGPPSTLTGAIDTRVGTTAAFAILAALNYRQRTGKGQYIDLSSAAAISCLVGDVLMDYTMNRRVRERDGNSDEVMAPHGCYPCQGEDHWITIAVSGEEEWQAFCNAIGGPDWTDDRMFADAASRRQNQSELDRLVAEWTRQHTDYEVMEALQSIGIAAMPTFSGGMIPRDPHLKERGILAEVEHPEIGKRMVVGPPWRLSATPARIPRAAPLIGEHNQYVLGEMLGMSRDEIDRLVEEEVVY; encoded by the coding sequence ATGGAAGAGTACCCTCTGGATGGAGTAAGGATAGTCGATTTCACCTGGGCATGGGCCGGGCCATACGCCACGCTTCTTCTGGCGATGCTCGGTGCCGAGGTGATAAAGGTGGAAAGCCATCGGCGTCTCGACCATACCCGGCTCCGGTCGCTGATGACAGGCCCCATGATGGGCGGCCCCAACCAGTCGACTGTTTTCAACGACATTAACCTGAACAAACTGAGCCTGACCCTGAATCTTACCCAGGCCAGGGCCATCGAAATCGCGAAGAGGTTGGTAAAGGTGTCTGATGTCGTGATCCAGAATATGCGCCCTGGTGTAATGGAAAGATTGGGTCTCGGCTACGAGGTGCTGAGAAAGGTCAGGCCCGATATCATCATGCTTTCTTCATCGGCGGTAGGCACAACTGGTCCGGAACGGACCTATGTTGGCTATGCCCCGACCTTCGCTGCCCATAGCGGGCTGGCATACGTTTCCGGCCACACTGACGGACCACCGTCCACCCTGACGGGTGCTATCGACACCAGGGTGGGCACAACTGCAGCCTTCGCGATACTGGCCGCACTCAATTACCGCCAGCGGACCGGAAAAGGCCAGTACATAGACCTCTCCTCCGCTGCGGCTATCAGTTGCCTGGTCGGGGATGTGCTGATGGACTACACCATGAACCGCAGGGTGAGAGAGCGCGATGGCAATAGCGACGAGGTCATGGCACCGCACGGTTGCTATCCCTGCCAGGGAGAGGACCATTGGATTACCATTGCAGTCTCAGGCGAGGAAGAATGGCAGGCTTTCTGCAACGCTATTGGTGGTCCCGACTGGACGGATGACCGGATGTTTGCCGACGCCGCCAGCCGTCGACAGAACCAGTCAGAACTGGATAGACTGGTCGCGGAGTGGACCAGGCAGCACACTGACTATGAGGTGATGGAAGCCCTGCAGAGTATAGGAATAGCTGCGATGCCGACCTTCAGCGGCGGGATGATTCCCCGGGACCCCCACCTGAAGGAACGGGGTATCCTGGCCGAAGTAGAGCATCCCGAGATAGGAAAGAGAATGGTTGTCGGACCACCCTGGCGTCTCTCCGCTACGCCGGCCCGGATTCCGCGTGCCGCACCGCTGATTGGTGAGCATAACCAGTATGTTCTTGGGGAAATGCTTGGTATGTCACGTGACGAGATTGACCGGCTTGTTGAAGAAGAGGTGGTGTACTGA
- a CDS encoding MFS transporter — MLKRLRLQRLAPRKKIFYGWWIVLSSAALNFLAGGSFIYGFTTFFNPIRDTFGWSAAATSVAFVFQRLESGVLGPLAGFLVDRVSPRKLMYVGWVIIGLGFFLMSQINSLWMFYGAFMIMAMGFSFGSFIVMNTAVARWFREKRSRALTMIYLGFGASGTLVPLIALSIEEFGWRETLVWLAVLLGVVGIILSSVMRRQPEDYGYLPDGKTIGKTNKLKGFSDKQPTLKLVPESSGYTVKEAIRTKAFWLLSLAFLFQHIGTSAVMVHIVPYLESVEVSTTIAATAVTGMTLCSVIGRLGFGFLGDFTNKRYLVATALTLQTIGLFIFSLISADKVWLIVLFLLTYAPGYGGPIPLRPALQADYFGTRSFGTIMGLMASVSMIGGLFSPVLAGWMFDVTGSYRQAWQLFSLITLPSVILILLAKPPQTGPEPS, encoded by the coding sequence ATGCTGAAAAGACTCAGGCTGCAAAGACTCGCACCACGAAAGAAGATATTCTACGGCTGGTGGATAGTACTATCCTCTGCCGCCCTGAATTTCCTGGCGGGCGGTTCATTTATCTACGGTTTCACTACCTTCTTTAACCCGATACGGGATACGTTTGGCTGGAGTGCTGCGGCTACATCTGTCGCATTCGTTTTCCAGAGACTGGAATCCGGTGTCCTGGGCCCGCTGGCCGGTTTTCTCGTAGACCGGGTAAGCCCGAGGAAACTGATGTATGTCGGCTGGGTTATCATCGGTCTCGGGTTCTTTCTAATGAGCCAGATAAACTCCCTCTGGATGTTCTACGGGGCATTCATGATTATGGCAATGGGTTTCAGCTTTGGCTCATTCATTGTGATGAACACAGCCGTAGCACGCTGGTTCCGGGAGAAGAGAAGCCGGGCGCTGACCATGATATATCTGGGCTTTGGTGCCAGCGGTACCCTCGTACCCCTGATTGCCCTGTCCATTGAGGAATTCGGATGGAGGGAGACACTGGTCTGGCTGGCAGTTTTACTGGGCGTTGTCGGCATCATTCTCAGTTCAGTTATGAGACGCCAGCCCGAGGACTATGGATACCTTCCCGATGGAAAGACCATCGGGAAGACAAATAAACTAAAAGGATTCTCGGACAAGCAGCCGACTTTAAAACTTGTTCCTGAATCATCCGGGTACACGGTAAAAGAAGCCATTCGGACAAAGGCTTTCTGGTTGCTTTCGCTGGCATTTCTTTTTCAGCATATCGGTACAAGCGCGGTGATGGTACACATCGTGCCGTACCTGGAGAGTGTGGAGGTCTCTACAACGATAGCTGCTACAGCAGTGACCGGTATGACCTTATGCAGCGTCATTGGCAGACTGGGTTTTGGCTTTCTGGGCGATTTCACCAACAAGAGGTACCTTGTCGCTACAGCCCTCACTCTCCAGACCATCGGGCTATTCATATTTTCCCTCATCAGTGCGGACAAGGTGTGGCTCATCGTACTGTTCCTCCTGACCTATGCGCCCGGGTACGGCGGTCCCATCCCTCTGAGGCCGGCATTGCAGGCCGACTACTTTGGTACACGGTCATTCGGGACCATAATGGGCTTGATGGCAAGTGTCAGTATGATTGGTGGCCTGTTCAGTCCGGTACTTGCCGGCTGGATGTTCGACGTTACCGGCAGCTACAGACAGGCGTGGCAATTATTTTCACTGATTACGTTACCATCGGTTATCCTGATATTGCTGGCCAAGCCGCCGCAGACCGGCCCGGAGCCATCCTGA